A genomic region of uncultured Paludibaculum sp. contains the following coding sequences:
- a CDS encoding SDR family oxidoreductase: protein MRWSLNPNALRGQIAVVAGATRGAGRGIAAALGEAGATVVCTGRSTRGSRSEYDRPETIEETAELVTQLGGTGVAVAMDHLDPAQVEQLARRIRQDYGHIDVLVNDIWGAEVLKGGPADWNTPIWKHDLAKGLRILHLAVDTHLITSHFLLPLLIDRPGGLLVEVTDGTNDYNASHYRISVYYDMAKVAVNRLAFSQGFELTPHGGTAVAITPGWLRSEIMLEHFGVAEDNWRESLKAAGEGCEPSAPADFALSESPRFVGRAVVALACDPQRSRWNQRSVSSGELAAEYGFLDLDGSRPDVWRFLTEIREAGLEAAYEDYR, encoded by the coding sequence ATGAGATGGTCGCTGAATCCGAATGCACTGAGAGGGCAGATAGCGGTAGTCGCTGGGGCGACGCGAGGCGCCGGGCGTGGCATCGCGGCAGCCTTGGGCGAGGCTGGGGCTACGGTTGTCTGTACGGGCCGCAGCACACGCGGCAGCCGGTCTGAATACGACCGGCCCGAGACGATCGAAGAGACGGCCGAACTCGTTACACAGCTCGGGGGAACTGGCGTCGCCGTGGCGATGGATCATCTGGATCCCGCGCAGGTGGAGCAACTGGCCCGGCGGATCCGGCAGGACTATGGCCATATCGATGTGCTGGTGAATGATATCTGGGGCGCTGAGGTGCTGAAGGGCGGGCCGGCTGACTGGAACACGCCGATCTGGAAGCACGACCTGGCCAAGGGTCTTCGGATCCTTCATCTCGCCGTGGACACCCATCTGATCACGTCTCACTTCCTCCTGCCACTGCTGATCGATAGACCGGGCGGTCTGCTGGTGGAGGTCACGGATGGCACCAACGACTACAACGCCTCGCACTATCGAATCTCGGTCTACTATGATATGGCGAAGGTCGCGGTGAACCGTCTGGCATTCTCCCAAGGCTTTGAACTGACACCGCATGGGGGAACGGCGGTGGCCATCACTCCGGGCTGGCTGCGCTCGGAGATCATGCTGGAGCACTTTGGAGTCGCGGAAGACAATTGGCGGGAGTCGCTGAAGGCGGCCGGAGAGGGGTGCGAGCCGAGTGCTCCGGCGGACTTCGCGCTTTCCGAGTCGCCTCGATTTGTGGGGCGTGCTGTTGTCGCGTTGGCCTGCGATCCGCAACGGTCGAGATGGAATCAGCGATCGGTCAGCTCCGGAGAACTGGCGGCGGAGTACGGTTTTTTGGATCTGGATGGCTCGCGGCCAGATGTCTGGCGATTTCTCACGGAGATTCGCGAGGCCGGGCTGGAAGCGGCGTATGAGGACTACCGGTGA